The following coding sequences are from one Paenibacillus stellifer window:
- the ltrA gene encoding group II intron reverse transcriptase/maturase: MKAEYRKGCPQRDSVEHEEYAGVRSAGAREGKERDGANDLMERILDRDNLNRAYKQVKSNHGAPGIDGMTVEAALPWLRENRDELLQSIREGKYKPSPVRRKEIPKPDGSGVRKLGIPTVVDRVIQQAISQQLQPLFEPLFSDGSYGYRRGRSAQQAIRKVKTYAEQGYGQAVEIDLSKYFDTLNHELLLNLLRKQIEDKRVIDLIKKYLKSGVMENGVRRATEEGSPQGGPLSPLLSNVYLNEFDQEMESRGVRVIRYADDIVVLAKSKRAAMRLLESSRTYLEQKLKLQMNPQKSKVVSVVAQKHFKFLGYALGKNGNGVYIRTHPQSLAKAKRKLKELTNRRQGRSAREVMENVKVYIRGWLGHFYVADMKRILQNWNEWLRRRMRMYIWKQWKKPRTKVQNLRKLGIPEWQTYQWGNTRRGYWRIARSAVLNRSVTNERLVQAGYYDFPAQYERLRQLHSNG, translated from the coding sequence ATGAAAGCAGAATACCGAAAGGGCTGCCCTCAAAGGGATAGTGTGGAACACGAAGAGTATGCGGGAGTGCGGAGTGCCGGAGCTCGGGAAGGTAAAGAAAGAGACGGTGCAAACGATCTGATGGAACGCATCCTGGACAGAGATAATCTGAACCGGGCGTACAAACAGGTCAAAAGTAATCACGGAGCGCCCGGGATCGATGGGATGACCGTAGAGGCGGCGCTTCCGTGGCTGCGGGAAAACAGAGATGAACTGCTGCAAAGCATCCGGGAAGGGAAATACAAACCAAGCCCGGTGCGGCGCAAGGAAATCCCCAAACCAGATGGAAGTGGAGTGAGAAAGCTCGGCATCCCGACCGTCGTAGATCGGGTGATCCAGCAAGCGATCTCCCAGCAGCTGCAACCGTTATTCGAGCCACTTTTCTCGGATGGAAGCTATGGCTACCGCCGGGGTCGAAGTGCGCAACAGGCCATTCGGAAAGTCAAAACGTACGCCGAGCAGGGCTATGGACAAGCGGTTGAAATCGATCTGTCGAAATACTTTGACACGTTGAACCATGAGCTTCTTTTGAACTTGCTGCGCAAACAGATCGAGGATAAACGCGTCATCGACCTGATCAAAAAGTACCTGAAAAGCGGAGTCATGGAAAACGGGGTACGACGCGCAACGGAGGAAGGATCGCCGCAAGGCGGGCCGCTGTCTCCGCTTTTGTCAAATGTCTATCTGAACGAATTCGATCAGGAGATGGAGAGCCGAGGCGTGAGGGTCATCCGCTATGCGGACGACATTGTCGTGCTGGCAAAGAGCAAACGAGCAGCCATGCGACTGCTGGAATCCAGCCGGACGTACTTGGAGCAGAAGCTAAAACTTCAAATGAACCCGCAGAAGAGTAAGGTCGTCAGCGTCGTGGCGCAGAAACACTTTAAATTCCTCGGCTATGCGCTGGGAAAGAACGGGAACGGTGTGTACATTCGCACCCATCCGCAATCTCTCGCTAAAGCAAAGAGGAAACTGAAAGAGCTCACGAATCGAAGACAAGGCAGGAGTGCAAGAGAGGTAATGGAGAACGTAAAAGTCTACATTCGCGGCTGGCTGGGTCACTTCTACGTAGCCGACATGAAGCGAATCCTGCAAAACTGGAATGAATGGCTGCGAAGGCGGATGCGCATGTACATCTGGAAGCAATGGAAGAAGCCAAGAACGAAGGTACAAAATCTGCGAAAGCTGGGGATACCGGAGTGGCAGACTTACCAATGGGGAAATACAAGGCGGGGCTACTGGCGAATAGCCAGAAGCGCAGTATTGAATCGCTCTGTAACAAACGAAAGGCTCGTACAGGCAGGGTATTATGACTTCCCTGCCCAGTACGAGCGCTTGCGTCAATTGCACTCAAACGGTTGA
- a CDS encoding ABC transporter permease, with amino-acid sequence MATRNIPVLLRAGLRLSGIALICILWEALPRSGLVNSTYFPPLSAVLQEVVDLLQHQHLLGHTVATLWRMVAGIVPAVLLAVPAGAILAYWLPGLTEGLNPLFRIMAQVNPFSLMTVFLLFFGIGEKAKLIIVTWVAFWPLLQHVINGVQNMDADLLKAARSMGTSPARLFLRVILPGAAPSILLGIRTSIILLLAILVAGEMLGGLAGLGWLLHWSGNYYSSPYATTPIFAVGLCISLIGVILSFVLRKLERDLFFWKPQDSVWSTESASRERRGRPNRYFSVTVLAAVLLLLVAGGASTAHLSRTNGSFAGEGDVPRSSSSDHSDHMSNMDHMSNMHMDSDTESGHSGHSGHGATSDSP; translated from the coding sequence ATGGCAACCAGGAATATTCCGGTTCTGCTGCGCGCAGGTTTGCGACTATCCGGCATCGCCCTGATTTGTATTCTATGGGAGGCTCTGCCAAGAAGCGGACTAGTAAATTCGACTTACTTCCCGCCGTTGTCCGCGGTGCTGCAGGAGGTCGTCGATCTTCTGCAGCACCAGCATCTGCTCGGTCATACGGTAGCGACTTTATGGCGGATGGTGGCGGGCATAGTACCGGCGGTGCTGCTGGCCGTGCCGGCAGGTGCGATTCTCGCATACTGGCTGCCCGGTCTGACTGAAGGATTGAACCCGCTGTTCCGCATAATGGCCCAGGTCAATCCCTTTTCACTAATGACGGTCTTTCTTCTGTTCTTCGGCATCGGGGAAAAAGCAAAGCTGATCATCGTCACCTGGGTAGCATTCTGGCCCCTGCTGCAGCATGTGATCAACGGTGTGCAGAATATGGATGCTGACCTGCTGAAAGCAGCGCGCAGCATGGGAACCTCACCTGCCCGGCTATTCCTGCGCGTCATATTGCCGGGAGCGGCTCCCTCCATTTTGCTGGGAATCCGAACGTCGATCATCTTGCTGCTGGCTATACTCGTGGCCGGAGAAATGCTGGGAGGCTTGGCCGGACTCGGCTGGCTGCTTCATTGGTCCGGCAATTACTATTCGTCGCCATACGCCACGACGCCTATATTTGCCGTTGGTCTATGTATTTCCCTGATTGGCGTGATCCTTAGCTTCGTACTGCGCAAGCTGGAGCGTGATCTCTTTTTCTGGAAGCCTCAAGACTCCGTGTGGAGTACGGAATCAGCCTCCCGGGAGCGTCGGGGCAGGCCAAACCGTTATTTTTCCGTTACCGTGTTAGCGGCTGTCCTGCTTCTTCTCGTGGCGGGAGGCGCGTCAACAGCCCATCTGAGCCGAACGAACGGCAGCTTCGCGGGAGAAGGAGATGTGCCCAGGTCCTCTTCCAGTGATCATAGCGATCACATGTCTAATATGGATCACATGTCCAATATGCATATGGACTCAGACACTGAGTCCGGACATTCCGGGCATTCGGGTCATGGTGCGACATCCGATTCTCCGTGA
- a CDS encoding ABC transporter permease, which yields MNSATGKLKRIGVGSIPIVLFFIFWEAGARVIPEGVISPPSEAIMAIFNSASSGILFQQTLISLYRVLLGFGLSLILGIPLGFLLGTFFGSTEKALLPFLRTCEKLNPFAIIPIFMIFFGIGTAEKVVVIFWSAIWPVLFNTMAGAKEVDFNLLRAARSMGATRKELFTKVILPYTAPHIFIGIEFAAQLSFFMIIASEVIGASTGLGWYYINSTARYDLPLMYGIVLFITVLGIIINLSFARLKKHFLVWKEASQLD from the coding sequence ATGAATTCCGCCACAGGCAAGCTTAAACGTATCGGCGTCGGCAGCATCCCTATCGTGTTGTTTTTCATCTTCTGGGAAGCTGGCGCCAGAGTCATTCCGGAGGGCGTCATCTCGCCTCCCAGCGAAGCGATTATGGCCATCTTCAACTCGGCGAGCTCCGGTATACTGTTTCAGCAGACGCTGATCAGCCTGTACAGAGTGCTGCTGGGGTTCGGTCTTTCGCTGATCTTAGGCATTCCACTAGGATTTTTACTCGGTACCTTCTTCGGTTCGACCGAGAAAGCGCTGCTGCCCTTCTTGCGCACCTGCGAGAAGCTGAATCCCTTCGCGATCATTCCGATATTCATGATCTTCTTCGGAATCGGAACAGCGGAGAAGGTAGTAGTCATCTTCTGGTCAGCGATCTGGCCCGTGCTGTTCAACACGATGGCCGGAGCCAAGGAGGTCGATTTCAATCTGCTGCGGGCGGCGCGTTCCATGGGGGCGACGCGCAAAGAGCTGTTTACCAAGGTCATTCTGCCATACACCGCTCCCCATATTTTTATCGGCATCGAATTTGCCGCTCAGCTCTCGTTCTTCATGATTATCGCCTCTGAAGTAATCGGGGCCAGCACGGGGCTCGGTTGGTACTATATCAATTCGACCGCCCGGTATGATCTGCCGCTTATGTACGGTATCGTTCTCTTCATCACCGTGCTGGGCATTATTATCAACCTGTCGTTCGCCAGACTGAAGAAGCATTTTCTGGTATGGAAAGAAGCGTCGCAGCTTGACTAA
- the nifB gene encoding nitrogenase cofactor biosynthesis protein NifB, whose protein sequence is MPNESRHPCYDEMAHHYFARMHVAVAPKCNINCNYCNIKYDCVSESRPGVVSKVLTPQEAYDKVRSTLVSLPQLTVVGIAGPGDPLANPRETFETFRLLSEGLPELQLCLSTNGLKLPDYTEEIVRYGISHVTVTVNTVDPDIGAEVYRAVSFRGKAYRGREAAELLLQNQLEGIRKIAEQGVKVKVNSVLIPGVNDGHLIKVTEAVKEAGAFSHNIMPLIISPGSLYEKEGRTEPATSLTLEVQARSEALMPVMRHCRQCRADAVGMIGNDIGLQAEAAPAREYDPVAREEVLLRLDRTVSERKQRLTNSGAEGERGSMRIAVATRGGGQVNVHFGHAREFLVYEVSGQEQKLLGVRRIQAYCNGKSDCGDADKASILEETVSLLQDCSIVLCAAIGPGPSERLARAGLTALARKGEISVLLEQCAKYQRYFASISCSPQGACPSPAQQR, encoded by the coding sequence TTGCCGAACGAATCGCGCCATCCATGCTATGACGAAATGGCGCATCATTACTTTGCCCGCATGCATGTGGCGGTAGCGCCGAAATGCAATATCAACTGCAATTATTGCAATATCAAATATGACTGCGTCAGCGAGAGCCGTCCCGGGGTTGTCAGCAAAGTGCTTACGCCGCAGGAGGCCTATGACAAGGTGCGCAGCACGCTTGTGAGTCTGCCGCAGCTGACCGTGGTCGGCATTGCAGGCCCCGGCGATCCGCTGGCGAATCCGCGGGAGACGTTCGAAACGTTCAGACTGCTGTCCGAAGGTCTGCCTGAATTGCAGCTATGCCTCAGCACCAACGGGCTGAAGCTGCCCGATTACACGGAAGAGATCGTCCGGTACGGAATCAGCCATGTCACGGTCACGGTTAATACCGTTGACCCGGACATCGGGGCGGAGGTGTACCGGGCCGTGTCATTCCGCGGCAAGGCTTACCGCGGCAGGGAGGCAGCAGAGCTTCTGCTGCAGAACCAGCTCGAAGGCATCCGGAAGATTGCCGAGCAGGGCGTCAAGGTCAAGGTCAATTCCGTGCTGATCCCCGGCGTTAATGACGGCCATCTGATCAAGGTGACCGAAGCGGTCAAGGAGGCAGGCGCATTCTCCCACAATATTATGCCGCTGATTATTTCGCCGGGCAGTCTGTACGAGAAGGAAGGGCGAACCGAGCCCGCCACTTCGCTGACGCTTGAGGTGCAGGCGCGCAGCGAGGCGCTTATGCCGGTAATGCGGCATTGCCGTCAATGCCGCGCAGACGCGGTCGGGATGATTGGCAACGATATCGGCCTCCAAGCCGAAGCCGCACCGGCCCGGGAATACGATCCGGTGGCCCGGGAAGAAGTGCTTCTGCGGCTGGACCGCACAGTATCAGAGCGCAAGCAGCGCCTAACCAATTCGGGGGCGGAAGGAGAACGCGGCAGCATGCGCATCGCGGTGGCGACGCGGGGCGGGGGCCAGGTGAATGTGCATTTTGGCCATGCCCGCGAATTCCTCGTATATGAAGTGTCCGGTCAGGAGCAGAAGCTGCTGGGCGTGCGGCGGATTCAGGCGTACTGCAACGGCAAGTCCGATTGCGGCGATGCGGACAAGGCGTCGATTCTGGAAGAAACGGTATCGCTGCTGCAGGATTGCTCCATCGTCCTGTGCGCCGCGATCGGTCCCGGACCGTCCGAGCGGCTGGCCCGGGCCGGGCTGACAGCACTGGCGCGTAAAGGAGAGATCAGCGTACTGCTGGAGCAATGCGCGAAGTACCAACGTTACTTCGCTTCCATCTCCTGCTCTCCACAGGGAGCTTGTCCTTCTCCCGCGCAGCAACGGTGA
- a CDS encoding ABC transporter permease, whose protein sequence is MKWLLSVHRALLSFYLFFLVIIIWELAPRLGLVSDVFVPPFSRVVKTGVDLGLTNILLYISISLKRVFFGFILATILALPVGFILAGAVPKLAVFLRPLTKFLSSIPPYILFPVFVIIVGVGEGGIYTVIFWSSFWPILFTTIAGIQNVDPLLIRAAKSMNASKVTIFTKVILPGASPTLITGLRTGLTMSFFMLIGSESMGADSGMGWMIHNAQSMGFVERIYLGAIMVAGVGLALNYVLEYLENSILTWRQAPESSSKAAA, encoded by the coding sequence ATGAAATGGTTACTCTCTGTTCACCGGGCCTTGTTAAGCTTCTACCTGTTCTTCCTGGTGATCATTATCTGGGAACTTGCCCCGCGTCTGGGCCTTGTCAGCGACGTGTTTGTCCCGCCCTTCTCGCGGGTCGTGAAGACCGGAGTCGACCTGGGACTGACGAACATTCTGCTCTACATCTCCATCAGTCTCAAAAGAGTGTTCTTCGGCTTTATCTTGGCTACGATTCTGGCCCTGCCTGTAGGCTTTATTCTAGCCGGAGCCGTGCCGAAGCTTGCCGTATTTCTCCGGCCCTTGACCAAATTTCTCTCCAGCATCCCGCCGTATATTCTGTTTCCGGTCTTCGTTATCATTGTCGGAGTCGGCGAGGGCGGCATATACACTGTTATCTTCTGGTCATCGTTCTGGCCGATCTTGTTCACGACCATAGCCGGTATCCAGAATGTCGATCCGCTGCTGATCCGGGCGGCCAAATCCATGAACGCGAGCAAGGTGACGATCTTTACAAAGGTGATTCTCCCCGGCGCCTCGCCGACCTTGATCACCGGACTCCGCACCGGTCTGACCATGAGCTTCTTCATGCTGATCGGTTCGGAGAGCATGGGCGCCGATTCCGGGATGGGCTGGATGATCCACAATGCCCAGAGCATGGGGTTCGTCGAGCGGATTTATCTTGGAGCGATCATGGTTGCGGGCGTTGGTCTGGCGCTCAATTATGTGCTTGAGTATTTGGAGAACTCGATTCTCACTTGGCGGCAAGCCCCGGAATCCAGCAGCAAAGCCGCAGCCTAG
- a CDS encoding ABC transporter substrate-binding protein, whose protein sequence is MATSKKKWVIISVVALVVVGGIGVGSYFGQTKKGIGIQGAAGLSNLKSAGFDPAKSGKKVYTIKTDTKVNCSSTPWVIAEKEGFFAEEGINVEYTGELTTAQVLPSILNGTNNVSSAHVNNIATYIAGGAKIKGVTIGGVDPKPDVDDKYHHMKYYVSPKLGVKTLGELIKKKNGAKITINGTVPSCTTFIASNAFDHEGFDRNQIKYVSFESDTAALQANEQGNIDIVGVHPPFYKLAKESGLIEVFDTADTGLGESAGTTFYYFTDDFIKENPDAVQHFVNAIKKAQAWIVNPAHEEEAIKLTGEYIGQPVNAVHYYYTGNGFPNKLIQPWIDDLVKNGALKKDQLHVNDLITTQFDKG, encoded by the coding sequence ATGGCAACTAGCAAAAAGAAATGGGTAATTATATCTGTGGTCGCCCTCGTGGTGGTCGGAGGAATCGGCGTTGGCAGCTATTTCGGTCAGACGAAGAAAGGAATTGGCATCCAGGGCGCTGCCGGGCTCTCGAATCTGAAGAGCGCAGGTTTCGACCCGGCCAAGTCCGGCAAGAAGGTCTACACGATCAAGACCGACACCAAGGTCAACTGCTCCTCCACACCATGGGTAATTGCCGAGAAAGAAGGATTTTTCGCTGAAGAAGGAATCAATGTGGAGTACACCGGCGAACTGACTACCGCCCAAGTGCTTCCATCGATCTTGAACGGAACAAATAACGTCTCCAGTGCCCATGTCAACAACATCGCCACTTATATCGCCGGCGGGGCCAAAATCAAGGGCGTTACGATCGGCGGGGTTGACCCGAAGCCTGATGTGGATGACAAATATCACCATATGAAATACTATGTCAGCCCCAAGCTGGGAGTTAAAACTCTGGGAGAACTGATCAAGAAGAAGAATGGAGCAAAAATTACGATCAACGGCACCGTTCCGAGCTGCACAACGTTTATCGCATCCAACGCATTCGACCATGAGGGCTTTGACCGGAATCAAATCAAATATGTCTCCTTCGAAAGCGATACAGCAGCCCTTCAGGCCAACGAACAGGGCAACATTGACATCGTCGGCGTCCACCCGCCATTCTACAAGCTGGCGAAAGAATCCGGACTGATCGAAGTTTTCGACACGGCGGATACGGGGCTCGGCGAATCGGCAGGTACGACCTTCTACTACTTCACGGATGATTTTATCAAAGAGAATCCTGACGCGGTACAGCATTTTGTCAACGCGATTAAGAAAGCGCAGGCCTGGATCGTCAACCCCGCGCATGAGGAAGAAGCAATTAAGCTGACTGGCGAATATATCGGTCAACCAGTAAATGCCGTACACTATTACTACACCGGCAACGGATTTCCGAACAAACTGATCCAGCCCTGGATTGATGACCTAGTCAAAAACGGAGCACTGAAGAAGGACCAGCTGCACGTCAACGATCTGATCACCACCCAGTTTGACAAGGGCTGA
- a CDS encoding ABC transporter permease: MNVLTKLGKRYAAVAAFLVLWEASVRFEWVDPQFIPAFTQVVRFIGSQAVTGELAHHVLISLGRALGGLAIALIAAVPLGIALAGWSDKARIAIEPVLEWFSNINPFVMFHIIIVFMGAGELTKVTIIAWACVWPITFSTLSGIIHADADIVKAARSFGLSRFRLTAKILLPSALPYILTGTRLAAGYSLLFLIAAEMMGSSSGLGFMIYTAQANYQIVQMFAGVLIIAVLAIALDGIMSAAGKRLSYPS; the protein is encoded by the coding sequence ATGAATGTGTTAACCAAGCTTGGCAAACGGTATGCCGCTGTAGCCGCCTTCCTGGTCCTGTGGGAAGCCAGCGTCAGGTTTGAATGGGTAGACCCTCAGTTTATCCCGGCCTTCACTCAAGTGGTCCGGTTCATCGGCTCACAGGCTGTAACCGGTGAGCTTGCTCACCATGTGCTGATCAGCCTGGGGCGCGCTCTGGGAGGACTTGCCATTGCCCTGATTGCAGCCGTGCCGCTCGGGATTGCCCTGGCCGGCTGGTCGGATAAGGCCCGTATTGCCATCGAACCCGTATTGGAGTGGTTCTCTAACATCAATCCGTTTGTCATGTTTCACATTATCATCGTATTCATGGGGGCCGGCGAGCTGACGAAAGTCACGATTATTGCCTGGGCTTGTGTATGGCCGATTACGTTCAGCACGTTGTCCGGCATTATCCATGCCGATGCAGACATTGTCAAAGCGGCGCGTTCATTTGGGCTGAGCCGCTTCCGGCTGACGGCCAAAATCTTGCTCCCCTCTGCCCTCCCCTACATTTTGACCGGGACGCGGTTGGCTGCAGGCTATTCATTGCTGTTCCTGATCGCGGCCGAAATGATGGGGTCCAGCTCCGGTCTGGGTTTCATGATCTATACAGCGCAGGCTAATTATCAAATTGTGCAGATGTTCGCCGGTGTTTTGATTATCGCGGTTCTGGCCATCGCTCTGGATGGAATTATGTCTGCGGCGGGAAAACGGCTGTCCTATCCCTCATAA